The following coding sequences are from one Mesorhizobium onobrychidis window:
- a CDS encoding response regulator transcription factor → MDNLSEPTWRNVLANRPAASALGLAPKAAKRTSDARSGATPGNNAIPPLRINLSEGTLVDLRRRLAATRSPRGEAVNNFSQGMQLAKTADARPSMSQDKPVVFVVDDDRSVRESLESLIHSAGWCPKVFECALAFFSLPRPSVPNCLILDVNLPDISGLDLQSLVSVERMDTPIVFVTAFGDVAMTVKAMKAGAVEFLMKPFHTEVLLAAVEEALKRSRTALEFDLEVRALQDRHESLSCREQEVMALVVSGLLNKQVAFELGISEITVKAHRGRVMRKMEAKSLPDLVNMAARLGLAH, encoded by the coding sequence GTGGATAACCTTTCCGAACCTACGTGGCGAAACGTCCTCGCGAATAGGCCCGCCGCCAGCGCTCTCGGCCTTGCTCCCAAGGCAGCCAAACGCACCTCCGACGCCCGGTCAGGCGCAACTCCGGGAAACAACGCGATTCCTCCCTTACGCATCAACCTTTCAGAAGGGACCCTTGTAGATTTGCGTCGGCGCCTGGCGGCGACCCGCTCGCCCCGGGGGGAGGCTGTCAACAACTTTTCGCAAGGCATGCAGTTGGCGAAAACTGCTGACGCTAGGCCATCTATGTCGCAAGACAAACCGGTCGTGTTCGTGGTCGACGACGACCGATCCGTCCGCGAATCCCTGGAATCGCTCATCCACTCTGCGGGCTGGTGCCCGAAAGTTTTCGAGTGCGCTCTGGCATTCTTCTCTCTCCCGCGACCTAGTGTTCCGAACTGCTTGATCCTGGACGTCAATCTTCCGGATATCAGCGGGCTTGATTTGCAAAGTCTAGTCTCTGTCGAGCGGATGGATACGCCAATAGTCTTCGTCACGGCATTTGGCGATGTGGCTATGACCGTTAAGGCGATGAAAGCAGGCGCTGTTGAGTTCCTTATGAAACCATTCCACACCGAAGTGCTGTTGGCCGCCGTCGAGGAGGCGCTGAAGCGCAGCAGAACCGCGCTCGAGTTCGATTTGGAGGTGCGTGCTCTGCAAGATCGCCACGAATCGCTGAGTTGCCGCGAGCAGGAGGTCATGGCGCTGGTCGTCTCCGGGTTGCTGAACAAGCAGGTCGCATTTGAGCTGGGCATCAGCGAGATCACAGTGAAGGCCCACAGGGGCAGGGTAATGCGCAAGATGGAAGCGAAATCTCTTCCCGACCTAGTGAACATGGCCGCGAGGCTCGGCCTCGCGCACTGA
- a CDS encoding ferredoxin reductase, protein MSEAAATQSPWQMAKIIRIEKRTPRVTSFFFKLSRPFAHQAGQHVDVRLTAPDGYQARRSYSIASAPESGGTVEVAIERLEDGEVSPFFHEVAAVGDEIELRGPLGGHFVWSDSDGGPIILVGGGSGVVPLMAMVRHRTARKSSVPVALVFSARIWDEVIFRDELIKLDDRRDGFELVLTLTREPAQRPDDYSRRIDAQMMMQSMSRLPEPPKLAIVCGWNAFVSAAAEALIDADVPAGLIRTERYGV, encoded by the coding sequence ATGAGCGAGGCAGCGGCGACGCAATCACCCTGGCAGATGGCGAAGATCATTCGCATCGAAAAGCGCACGCCGCGCGTCACCAGTTTCTTCTTCAAGCTGTCGCGACCCTTTGCCCATCAGGCCGGGCAACATGTCGATGTCAGGCTGACAGCGCCGGACGGCTATCAGGCGCGCCGCTCCTATTCGATCGCCTCCGCACCCGAGAGCGGCGGGACGGTCGAGGTGGCGATCGAACGGCTCGAAGACGGCGAGGTCTCGCCCTTCTTCCACGAGGTGGCAGCGGTCGGCGACGAAATCGAGCTGCGCGGTCCGCTCGGCGGCCACTTCGTCTGGTCCGACAGCGATGGCGGGCCGATCATCCTGGTCGGAGGCGGTTCCGGCGTGGTGCCGCTGATGGCGATGGTGCGCCACCGCACGGCGCGCAAATCCTCCGTGCCGGTCGCGTTGGTGTTTTCGGCGCGGATCTGGGACGAGGTGATCTTTCGCGACGAGCTGATCAAGCTCGACGACCGCCGCGACGGCTTCGAACTGGTGCTGACGCTGACGCGCGAGCCGGCTCAGCGCCCCGATGACTATTCGCGGCGGATCGACGCCCAGATGATGATGCAATCCATGTCGCGGCTGCCCGAGCCGCCGAAGCTTGCCATCGTCTGCGGCTGGAACGCCTTCGTCTCGGCCGCCGCCGAGGCGCTGATCGACGCCGACGTCCCGGCCGGCCTCATCCGCACCGAGCGCTACGGGGTGTGA
- a CDS encoding DUF6074 family protein, with the protein MNIEPAACNVIVFPLVRRVGKVRDVARKMLDKSTDRHADSYRDQVTTALLGHMTRVGIPDQEQDEQLGAFWSAVDAEMTRQTYRGSRPGDSAA; encoded by the coding sequence ATGAACATTGAGCCTGCCGCCTGCAACGTGATCGTCTTCCCTCTGGTCCGCCGGGTAGGCAAGGTGCGCGACGTCGCCCGCAAGATGCTCGACAAGTCGACCGACCGCCACGCCGATTCCTACCGAGACCAAGTGACGACCGCGCTGCTCGGGCACATGACCCGCGTCGGCATCCCTGATCAAGAACAGGACGAGCAACTCGGCGCCTTCTGGTCGGCCGTCGACGCCGAGATGACGCGCCAGACCTATCGCGGCAGTCGGCCAGGAGACAGCGCGGCATGA
- a CDS encoding CBS domain-containing protein, which translates to MKVKDAMHKGVDWVSPEIAVTELAKMMRAQDIGSIPIGENDRLIGMVTDRDIVCKGLAEDGFDSRTATARDVMTAGIHCCREDDDLAKAVRHMEELKIRRLPVINKNMRMVGILSVGDVSQSAPTELVSEYVKKVSAHHH; encoded by the coding sequence ATGAAAGTCAAAGACGCAATGCATAAGGGTGTCGACTGGGTCAGCCCCGAAATCGCTGTAACCGAACTGGCGAAAATGATGCGAGCCCAGGATATCGGGTCGATTCCCATCGGAGAGAACGACCGACTGATCGGAATGGTGACCGACCGCGATATTGTCTGCAAAGGACTGGCGGAGGATGGTTTCGACAGCCGCACCGCAACGGCGCGCGATGTCATGACGGCCGGCATTCACTGCTGCCGCGAAGACGACGATCTGGCCAAGGCCGTACGGCACATGGAAGAACTGAAAATCCGCAGGTTGCCGGTGATCAACAAGAATATGCGGATGGTCGGCATCCTTAGCGTCGGCGACGTCAGTCAGTCGGCACCGACGGAACTGGTGTCCGAATACGTCAAGAAGGTTTCCGCCCATCACCACTGA
- a CDS encoding ATP-dependent DNA ligase: MFRLAFQQELTERKRLSAIESNSSFAWGVPMSKRAGDRLEFIEPLLPTLVEKPPEGGDWIHEVKFDGYRSQIVIDDEGVRIFTRRGLDWKAKYRDLTAAAKLLGVESAIIDGEIIVLNEAGLSDFRALRSAITRRQHDLYFVAFDGREP; the protein is encoded by the coding sequence ATGTTCCGCTTGGCATTTCAGCAAGAGCTAACGGAACGGAAACGGCTCTCCGCTATTGAATCAAATTCGAGTTTTGCGTGGGGCGTTCCGATGAGTAAGCGCGCCGGGGACCGGCTGGAGTTTATCGAGCCGTTACTGCCGACCCTGGTCGAGAAGCCGCCCGAGGGAGGCGACTGGATCCACGAGGTCAAGTTCGACGGCTACCGCTCGCAGATCGTGATTGACGACGAGGGCGTTCGCATTTTCACGCGCCGGGGTCTCGATTGGAAGGCAAAATATCGCGACCTGACCGCAGCGGCAAAACTGCTTGGTGTCGAAAGCGCCATCATCGACGGCGAAATCATCGTACTCAATGAGGCTGGCCTGTCAGACTTTCGTGCATTGCGGTCAGCTATCACCCGCCGGCAGCACGACCTCTATTTCGTCGCTTTCGATGGACGAGAGCCATGA
- the msrB gene encoding peptide-methionine (R)-S-oxide reductase MsrB — protein sequence MNDIIEVQFDLTPPTQEQLRELAADLSDKERHLLLEHGEEAPFCGVFLTEKREGVYTCRLCGLPLFKGGAKFESGTGWPSFTAPFAEEHLRDIRDTSYGMVRTEIVCARCGAHQGHVFPDGPPPAGERFCINSGSLEFTPQGELLPDKLRRGAPEGEPWRS from the coding sequence ATGAACGATATCATCGAAGTGCAATTCGATTTGACACCCCCCACCCAGGAACAGTTGCGGGAGTTGGCGGCAGACCTCAGCGACAAAGAGCGACATTTGCTACTCGAGCATGGCGAGGAAGCGCCGTTCTGCGGTGTCTTTCTCACTGAGAAGCGGGAGGGGGTATATACCTGCCGCTTGTGCGGACTGCCGTTGTTCAAAGGCGGCGCCAAATTTGAAAGTGGCACCGGCTGGCCGAGCTTTACCGCGCCCTTCGCTGAAGAACATCTGCGTGACATCCGCGACACCAGCTACGGCATGGTCAGAACGGAAATCGTTTGCGCCCGTTGTGGCGCGCACCAAGGCCACGTCTTCCCAGACGGCCCCCCGCCGGCCGGGGAGCGTTTTTGCATAAATTCAGGATCGCTTGAGTTCACTCCCCAAGGGGAATTGCTTCCCGACAAACTCCGCCGAGGCGCTCCCGAAGGTGAACCGTGGCGTAGCTGA
- a CDS encoding DNA-binding protein, with protein MNNPAQPAIDLVWGAVEIGKEINRKPRQTFHMLETGLLPAKKVGNQWVAERGKLRAFFLGEEAA; from the coding sequence ATGAACAATCCAGCACAGCCGGCGATCGACCTTGTTTGGGGCGCCGTCGAAATCGGAAAAGAGATCAACCGGAAGCCCCGCCAGACCTTTCACATGCTCGAAACGGGTCTCTTGCCTGCCAAGAAGGTGGGTAATCAATGGGTAGCCGAGCGCGGCAAGCTGCGGGCTTTCTTCCTCGGCGAGGAAGCCGCATGA
- a CDS encoding sulfite oxidase-like oxidoreductase → MVTRGFFSGRKPPTDADGRIPPGQYLEQGFPVLSAGPTPRVRTEDWSFTLKHGPRPLKKWTWAEFNALPLSRMTRDIHCVTAWSKFDTSWQGVLIDDILADAGIAPPTAFTLAHSFDGYATNVPAKDLVAGKAMVALLYEGKPITPDHGGPARLLVPHLYFWKSAKWLNGLQFTEHDEPGFWELRGYHIYGDPWREQRYTDDP, encoded by the coding sequence ATGGTAACCCGCGGCTTCTTTTCAGGACGAAAGCCCCCGACGGATGCGGATGGACGCATTCCGCCCGGACAGTATCTCGAGCAAGGCTTCCCCGTGCTGTCAGCCGGGCCGACGCCGCGCGTGCGCACCGAGGACTGGTCGTTCACGCTCAAGCACGGACCGCGGCCGCTCAAGAAATGGACCTGGGCCGAGTTCAACGCGCTGCCGCTGAGCAGGATGACGCGTGACATCCATTGCGTGACGGCATGGAGCAAGTTCGACACGTCATGGCAAGGCGTGCTGATCGACGATATCCTTGCCGATGCCGGCATCGCGCCGCCGACCGCCTTCACGCTGGCACATTCGTTCGACGGCTACGCCACCAATGTGCCGGCGAAGGACCTTGTCGCCGGCAAGGCGATGGTGGCGCTGCTCTATGAAGGCAAACCAATCACGCCGGACCATGGCGGACCGGCGCGGCTGCTGGTGCCGCATCTCTATTTCTGGAAGTCGGCCAAATGGCTGAACGGGCTGCAGTTCACCGAGCACGACGAGCCGGGCTTCTGGGAATTGCGCGGCTATCACATCTATGGCGACCCGTGGCGCGAGCAGCGCTACACGGACGATCCATGA
- a CDS encoding response regulator transcription factor, giving the protein MPLPSDEKSIVHVVDDDASMREALQDLFLSIGLETRTYATAQDFLDTPVPDSPGCLIIDIRLPDMNGLDFQAQLSRTGVHLPVVMMTGYGDIPMSVRAMKRGAVDFLPKPFKDQDMLDAVFAAIERGRQQRAVDDDVSKVRERFETLSARQKQVMLLVTDGKMNKQVAGDLGISEITAKIHRGAAMRKMGARTLADLVRIADVINPRRRP; this is encoded by the coding sequence ATGCCGCTCCCCTCGGACGAGAAATCCATTGTTCACGTGGTCGACGATGACGCGTCGATGCGAGAAGCGTTGCAGGACCTGTTCCTTTCGATAGGGCTCGAAACGCGGACTTATGCAACCGCACAGGATTTCCTCGACACGCCCGTTCCGGATTCTCCGGGCTGTCTTATCATCGATATCCGTTTGCCTGACATGAATGGGCTCGATTTTCAGGCGCAGCTGTCACGGACGGGTGTTCATCTGCCGGTCGTGATGATGACCGGATATGGCGACATTCCCATGTCAGTTCGCGCCATGAAGCGCGGTGCAGTGGACTTTCTCCCAAAGCCATTCAAGGATCAGGACATGCTCGATGCCGTGTTCGCTGCCATAGAGCGCGGGCGGCAGCAGCGCGCCGTCGATGATGATGTTTCGAAAGTGCGGGAGCGATTTGAAACACTGTCGGCACGACAGAAGCAGGTAATGCTACTGGTCACAGACGGAAAGATGAACAAGCAGGTGGCCGGCGACCTCGGAATCAGCGAGATCACCGCCAAAATTCATCGTGGCGCGGCCATGCGGAAGATGGGCGCGAGGACCTTGGCGGACCTGGTCCGGATCGCGGACGTGATCAACCCCAGGCGCCGGCCGTAG
- a CDS encoding Arc family DNA-binding protein → MDDDEQKYPSQLAERFQVRLPAGLRDRIKAYAERHGRSMNTEIVRVLEQEFPEQWPIDTRLNDLAEMMAILRAGTSDPRIDEFVSKFEETVEGIVSGRVTGVDLETRESIMGMWQAYRSREDEKNYEAAQDAMPEYDDEERRSLELTGRSEKFALPPPRRKEWSEMSEEEQDRHIKERLKLERETGEQSNSSDLPLPEWKP, encoded by the coding sequence ATGGATGACGATGAGCAGAAATACCCAAGCCAGTTGGCGGAGCGTTTTCAGGTTCGATTGCCGGCAGGCCTACGAGATCGAATAAAGGCTTATGCCGAGCGTCACGGTCGATCGATGAATACGGAAATCGTGCGCGTGCTGGAGCAGGAGTTTCCAGAGCAATGGCCGATAGACACTCGTTTGAATGACCTTGCGGAGATGATGGCGATTCTTAGGGCTGGGACATCCGACCCCCGCATTGACGAGTTCGTTTCGAAATTCGAGGAGACAGTTGAAGGAATTGTCTCAGGCCGTGTTACGGGCGTCGATTTGGAGACGCGCGAAAGCATTATGGGAATGTGGCAGGCATATCGCTCGCGCGAAGACGAAAAGAACTACGAGGCAGCCCAGGACGCGATGCCAGAATACGACGACGAGGAGCGCCGATCATTGGAGTTGACGGGACGGTCGGAGAAGTTTGCTCTGCCGCCGCCTCGCCGCAAAGAGTGGAGCGAGATGTCCGAAGAGGAGCAGGATCGGCACATCAAGGAACGGTTGAAACTCGAAAGGGAGACGGGGGAGCAGTCGAATTCATCGGACCTTCCGCTCCCCGAATGGAAGCCCTGA
- a CDS encoding MASE4 domain-containing protein has product MSLSTAIVCVRPPTPGQRRTARAFLLALLVILLGTLPFAAIKLPEINAIVPTLAAALFVSDCVTAAFLFAQFSILRQWALLVIASGYLFSALIVVAHALTFPGAFTPTGVLGSGMQSAVWLYWFWHSGLPIAIIGYALLKNTDRVADVRFTRHAISLSVAGVLALVIGLFWFVTQHNDLLPLTYVDVHPVGLFRRIIGGMVVLALGGIALSLLWLRQRSLLDLWLAVALCALLLEVSLGSVLSARYNLTWYAGHFYQLVTATIVMVVLVAEMARLYDGLARSNTMLDQERMRLQRAIDAQSRERDARLMTGDAVAATIAHEVKQPLAAMITRSDTGLRWLDRAVPDLDKARTEFTKIAADGHRAAAVIESIRATFRKDDRVRASFDVDKLIDEAIALLQDDLKSHRILVKVERSARPLRVMGDRIQVQQVLLNLITNAIEAMTTVDGPRDLAVSSNPHDDGGVVISVADTGMGIDPQDLQRIFDPLFTTKSRGMGMGLSICRSIIQAHDGMLWVSPNAPRGSKFQFVLGANIASSVGGV; this is encoded by the coding sequence ATGTCATTGTCTACGGCGATTGTCTGTGTCCGTCCCCCAACTCCCGGTCAGCGCCGCACGGCGCGCGCTTTCCTGCTGGCCCTGCTCGTCATCCTTCTCGGCACATTGCCGTTTGCGGCCATCAAGCTGCCGGAAATCAACGCGATTGTACCGACTCTTGCCGCCGCCCTATTTGTCAGCGACTGCGTCACCGCAGCTTTTCTGTTTGCTCAGTTCTCTATTTTGCGCCAGTGGGCACTTCTGGTGATTGCGAGCGGCTACCTGTTCAGTGCCCTGATCGTGGTTGCACATGCGCTGACTTTCCCGGGTGCGTTCACGCCCACCGGCGTCCTGGGCTCGGGAATGCAATCCGCCGTTTGGCTCTACTGGTTTTGGCATTCAGGGCTGCCCATTGCCATCATCGGCTATGCCCTGCTCAAAAACACGGATCGTGTGGCGGACGTTCGCTTCACGCGACATGCCATCAGCTTGAGCGTCGCGGGCGTTCTTGCCCTCGTCATTGGGTTGTTCTGGTTCGTTACGCAGCATAACGATCTGCTGCCACTAACCTATGTAGACGTTCATCCTGTCGGTCTGTTTCGTCGCATCATCGGCGGGATGGTGGTCCTGGCGCTGGGCGGCATTGCACTTTCGTTGCTATGGCTGCGCCAGCGGTCCTTGCTCGACCTGTGGCTCGCCGTCGCTTTGTGCGCGCTCCTGCTTGAAGTAAGCTTGGGCTCCGTCTTGAGCGCTCGCTACAATCTTACGTGGTATGCCGGCCATTTTTATCAGCTTGTGACAGCCACCATCGTAATGGTGGTATTGGTTGCAGAGATGGCACGACTGTATGACGGCCTCGCTCGTTCGAACACCATGCTGGATCAAGAGCGCATGAGGCTGCAGCGCGCTATTGATGCGCAAAGCCGCGAGCGCGATGCCCGACTGATGACCGGCGACGCCGTTGCCGCCACGATTGCACACGAGGTCAAGCAGCCCCTTGCTGCTATGATAACGAGATCCGACACCGGTTTACGCTGGCTCGATCGCGCGGTTCCCGATCTAGATAAGGCGAGAACGGAGTTTACGAAGATCGCAGCTGACGGGCATCGCGCGGCCGCGGTGATCGAGAGCATCCGGGCGACCTTCCGGAAGGATGACCGCGTCAGAGCTTCGTTCGACGTCGACAAACTCATTGATGAAGCCATCGCTTTGCTTCAGGACGATCTGAAAAGTCACCGGATATTGGTCAAGGTTGAGCGAAGCGCGCGGCCGCTGCGGGTGATGGGAGATCGAATTCAGGTGCAGCAGGTGCTCCTCAATCTGATCACGAATGCGATTGAGGCAATGACCACTGTGGATGGTCCACGCGATCTCGCCGTTAGTTCAAATCCTCACGACGATGGGGGTGTAGTGATTTCGGTGGCTGACACTGGCATGGGGATCGACCCGCAGGACCTCCAGAGGATATTCGATCCGCTCTTCACCACCAAATCTCGCGGGATGGGAATGGGCCTATCGATCTGTCGTTCAATCATCCAAGCGCACGACGGCATGCTCTGGGTATCGCCCAACGCACCACGGGGCTCAAAGTTTCAATTCGTTTTGGGTGCCAATATCGCATCCTCCGTCGGCGGGGTGTGA
- a CDS encoding Ohr family peroxiredoxin, which yields MTEKLLFTGKTHNTSGRDGGARSSDGQLDIKLKQPHPAAENLFGAAWSACYMGALEVAASQRNIKLPAGTAVDAEIDLNSDAGSYFLRARLNVSVPGVDPQVARELLGAAHSICPYSKATHGNINVATKLL from the coding sequence ATGACTGAGAAACTTCTCTTCACTGGCAAGACCCACAATACTAGCGGTCGCGATGGCGGAGCCCGCAGCAGCGACGGCCAGCTGGACATCAAGCTGAAGCAGCCGCACCCGGCCGCCGAAAACCTGTTCGGTGCCGCCTGGTCGGCCTGCTACATGGGAGCGCTCGAGGTCGCAGCCTCCCAGAGAAACATCAAGCTTCCGGCGGGTACCGCGGTCGATGCAGAGATCGATTTGAACTCAGACGCCGGCTCCTACTTCCTGCGGGCGCGCCTCAACGTCAGCGTGCCGGGCGTCGACCCTCAGGTTGCGCGCGAGCTGCTCGGTGCGGCACACAGCATTTGTCCGTACTCCAAGGCGACGCACGGCAACATCAACGTTGCGACCAAGCTCCTCTGA
- a CDS encoding tyrosine-type recombinase/integrase: MSIRKRTWTNGKGEEKTAWVVDYADGKGVRRLKTFAKKKDADGFGATAKVEVREGVHVADSASVTVKAAGAFWIATGVNDGLERSSIDQRKRHLQLHIEPFIGATLLSQLTVPAVREFADKLREKNRSQVMVRKILGSLGAILSDAQERGLATRNPVRDLRGTRRRGKERQADKRKKGKLKVGIDIPTREEIKAIIGAATGRWRPLMITAVFTGMRSSELRGLRWSDVDMEHAQISVHQRADDYGVIGRPKSEAGERTIPVPPAVISALREWKVACPRRASTDQDGTPVKELHYVFPTGSGNIEGRSNITKRGFLPTQLSAGVAVASEERTEDGKVVMVAKYGGMHALRHFYASWLINRPQDGGLGLPPKVIQERLGHSSIVMTMDVYGHLFPRGDDADEMAAAERALLG, encoded by the coding sequence ATGTCGATTCGTAAGCGCACTTGGACTAACGGCAAGGGCGAGGAGAAAACCGCCTGGGTGGTCGACTACGCCGATGGCAAAGGCGTTCGCCGACTGAAGACCTTCGCGAAGAAAAAGGACGCCGACGGTTTCGGTGCGACAGCCAAGGTCGAGGTCCGCGAGGGTGTTCACGTTGCCGACAGCGCGAGCGTCACCGTGAAGGCGGCTGGAGCTTTCTGGATTGCGACGGGCGTAAATGACGGACTCGAGCGTTCCTCGATCGACCAGCGCAAGCGCCACCTGCAACTTCACATCGAGCCGTTCATCGGGGCGACCCTGCTATCCCAACTTACGGTCCCGGCCGTGCGCGAGTTCGCGGACAAACTCCGCGAAAAAAACCGCTCACAGGTGATGGTTCGGAAGATCCTCGGCTCGCTAGGTGCGATTCTATCGGACGCGCAGGAACGCGGCCTGGCTACGCGCAATCCCGTCAGAGATCTGCGTGGCACCCGGCGAAGGGGCAAAGAGCGCCAGGCCGACAAACGCAAGAAGGGCAAGCTGAAGGTCGGGATCGACATCCCAACTCGCGAGGAAATCAAGGCCATCATAGGCGCGGCTACAGGCCGCTGGCGCCCGCTGATGATCACTGCGGTCTTTACGGGAATGCGATCATCCGAATTGCGCGGGCTGCGGTGGAGCGACGTGGACATGGAGCACGCGCAGATCAGCGTGCACCAGCGAGCGGACGACTATGGAGTGATCGGCCGGCCGAAGTCTGAAGCAGGTGAAAGGACAATCCCGGTGCCGCCGGCGGTCATCAGCGCATTAAGAGAATGGAAAGTTGCCTGCCCTCGCCGCGCATCTACAGATCAGGACGGGACTCCTGTGAAGGAACTTCACTACGTGTTCCCGACTGGGAGCGGCAACATCGAAGGCCGATCGAACATCACCAAGCGCGGATTCCTACCAACTCAGCTATCGGCAGGCGTGGCCGTAGCGAGCGAAGAACGAACGGAGGACGGGAAAGTCGTCATGGTTGCCAAGTATGGAGGTATGCACGCCCTGCGCCATTTCTATGCATCATGGTTGATCAATCGGCCGCAAGACGGCGGGCTCGGCCTTCCACCGAAGGTCATCCAGGAACGGCTCGGGCATAGCTCGATCGTGATGACTATGGACGTCTACGGGCACCTGTTCCCGCGCGGCGATGACGCCGACGAAATGGCTGCAGCAGAACGGGCGCTTTTGGGTTGA
- a CDS encoding DUF2905 domain-containing protein, translating to MSRTLIVVGLIIVAVGLLWPWLSRIGLGRLPGDIVIERENFTFYVPIATGILISIVLSIILWLVNR from the coding sequence ATGTCGCGAACCCTGATTGTCGTTGGTCTCATCATAGTTGCGGTGGGCCTATTGTGGCCGTGGTTGTCACGGATCGGCCTTGGCCGACTGCCTGGTGATATCGTGATCGAGCGTGAGAACTTCACGTTCTATGTTCCGATCGCCACCGGGATCCTGATCAGCATCGTGCTCTCGATTATTCTGTGGCTGGTCAACCGGTAG
- a CDS encoding response regulator transcription factor codes for MPEMAILLFPLAQIRGQDDVSREFLIAVVDDDESFRMALVDSLISLEYGACGFASAEDFIAWEAGASYSCVIVDIHMPGMSGLDLARLLTGRRRGVPVVMVTARSNLGIDDQAAASGATCLLRKPFKTEALIDCIEKALKV; via the coding sequence ATGCCAGAAATGGCGATCCTGCTATTCCCCTTAGCTCAAATCCGTGGACAGGACGATGTGTCAAGAGAGTTCCTAATCGCGGTAGTCGATGATGACGAATCATTCCGCATGGCTCTCGTAGATAGCCTTATTTCGCTCGAATATGGGGCATGCGGATTTGCATCCGCGGAGGACTTCATCGCCTGGGAAGCGGGCGCGTCCTATAGCTGCGTCATTGTTGACATTCACATGCCTGGCATGAGCGGACTTGATCTTGCCCGGCTGCTCACAGGGCGGCGGCGCGGTGTGCCGGTGGTTATGGTCACCGCACGTTCAAACCTAGGCATCGACGATCAGGCGGCAGCAAGCGGCGCAACATGCCTGCTCCGAAAGCCGTTCAAAACGGAGGCGTTGATCGACTGTATCGAAAAGGCTCTCAAAGTCTGA
- a CDS encoding DUF6130 family protein → MLAASLSPTRCELHATTAHAGVGDSIRPFCVKVPESELTELRRFRHNAMTLLITTLAAVATGAVLATSAFAQSARDVRGASPFETIENEPAPKLIVDPPLPGPLAQGLFQAQYRTENVHIVPVFGEGALKASPRIGHLHITVNDHEFLWADSGNTNTVDIAGFSPGDHKVKIELVDANHNVFAGQSVTVPFTVPPAK, encoded by the coding sequence ATGTTAGCAGCATCACTATCGCCCACGCGGTGCGAACTTCATGCCACCACGGCTCACGCCGGGGTCGGCGACTCAATCCGCCCCTTCTGCGTCAAGGTTCCCGAGTCGGAACTGACCGAATTGCGCCGGTTTCGGCACAATGCCATGACCCTACTCATCACGACGCTTGCCGCAGTTGCGACAGGAGCCGTGCTCGCTACGAGCGCCTTCGCCCAGAGCGCGAGGGACGTCCGCGGCGCTTCACCGTTCGAAACAATCGAGAACGAACCCGCACCCAAACTGATAGTGGATCCACCACTTCCGGGCCCACTGGCCCAGGGCCTCTTTCAGGCCCAGTACCGGACGGAGAACGTGCACATCGTGCCGGTGTTTGGGGAGGGCGCCCTCAAGGCATCTCCACGCATCGGGCATCTGCATATAACCGTCAACGACCACGAATTCTTGTGGGCGGATTCGGGTAACACCAATACTGTCGACATTGCAGGGTTTTCGCCCGGCGATCACAAGGTGAAGATCGAGTTGGTCGACGCTAACCACAACGTCTTCGCCGGACAATCTGTGACGGTACCGTTCACTGTGCCTCCTGCAAAATAG
- a CDS encoding PAS domain-containing protein, translating to MEALTRSLETGQPIPFETRLRRLDGVYRWFQFRGNPARDREGRIARWYCLMTVVDDRRREEDALEPSRPSLGGGE from the coding sequence ATCGAGGCGCTAACGCGATCGCTCGAGACTGGTCAGCCAATCCCCTTTGAGACGCGGCTTCGACGCTTGGACGGCGTGTATCGCTGGTTCCAGTTTCGAGGCAATCCGGCTCGGGACCGCGAGGGACGAATTGCCCGTTGGTACTGCCTTATGACTGTCGTTGACGACAGAAGGCGCGAAGAGGACGCGCTAGAGCCATCGCGGCCGTCTTTGGGCGGAGGCGAATAG